From one Coffea eugenioides isolate CCC68of chromosome 11, Ceug_1.0, whole genome shotgun sequence genomic stretch:
- the LOC113754114 gene encoding anthocyanidin 3-O-glucosyltransferase 2-like yields the protein MEKAELIFIPWPLMGHLAQLVELAKLLINRDERFSITVLISRLPASLDPVTSKLIDSLVASSTTEALQFFQLPPTNPTPEWSSLSRGYFIQKQLDSQKPHVKKFIQQRQTNESSSSKLVGVVVDMFSTSIIDVADEFGIPSYVFFTSGAAFLGLMLHFQSLQDDHNQDVSEFSDSKSAMSFPSFANPIPPSVLPIVLVDKPLWMHRFLPCARGYRKAKGILINTFTELEPYAVDSFNLSESSPEIYPVGPILNRVQYVSRDVQSGIMEWLDGQPPGSVIYISFGSLGSLQIDQVKELANGLERSGYRFLWCLRRPPPKNTIVDFPSEYENYRDVLPDGFVDRTANVGKVVGWVPQLAVLSHAAVGGFISHCGWNSTLESIWCGVPLATWPLESEQQLNAFQLVVELELSVEITLDYSSMDKNQALVRAEQIEAGIRMVMESDSDLRKKVKEMSGKSRTSMKQRGSSYESLGSLISKMLHNS from the coding sequence ATGGAGAAAGCAGAGTTGATTTTCATCCCTTGGCCATTGATGGGCCATTTGGCTCAGCTGGTGGAGCTTGCCAAGCTGCTAATCAATCGAGACGAGAGGTTTTCCATCACAGTCCTAATCTCCAGGCTCCCTGCTTCCCTTGATCCTGTCACCAGCAAACTGATAGACTCTCTTGTTGCTTCCTCCACCACAGAAGCCCTTCAATTCTTTCAGCTTCCTCCGACAAATCCCACCCCTGAATGGAGTTCCCTCAGCCGAGGGTATTTCATCCAGAAGCAACTGGATAGTCAGAAACCTCATGTCAAGAAATTCATCCAACAGCGCCAAACTAACGAATCAAGCAGTTCAAAACTTGTTGGAGTAGTTGTCGACATGTTTTCTACCAGCATTATTGATGTAGCTGATGAATTTGGGATTCCTAGTTATGTTTTCTTCACATCAGGTGCAGCATTTCTTGGCCTCATGCTCCATTTTCAAAGCCTTCAAGATGACCACAACCAGGATGTCTCCGAGTTCTCGGATTCAAAATCTGCCATgtcattcccaagttttgccaATCCTATTCCACCATCAGTCTTGCCTATCGTCTTAGTGGACAAACCTCTCTGGATGCATAGATTTCTACCATGTGCTCGCGGATACAGAAAGGCCAAGGGAATCCTGATCAACACATTCACTGAACTAGAACCATATGCAGTCGATTCTTTCAACCTATCGGAATCCTCTCCAGAAATCTACCCAGTAGGACCAATTCTGAACCGGGTACAATATGTATCCCGTGATGTACAATCAGGAATCATGGAATGGTTGGATGGCCAGCCTCCAGGCTCAGTAATTTACATCAGCTTTGGCAGCCTGGGAAGCCTACAGATCGACCAAGTGAAAGAACTAGCAAATGGGCTTGAACGCAGTGGATACAGATTCTTATGGTGCCTGCGTCGTCCCCCTCCTAAGAACACCATTGTTGATTTCCCAAGTGAGTATGAGAATTACAGAGATGTCTTGCCTGACGGATTTGTGGATCGAACAGCAAACGTTGGAAAAGTGGTCGGTTGGGTTCCACAGTTAGCTGTACTGTCACATGCTGCAGTGGGAGGATTTATATCACACTGTGGCTGGAATTCGACATTGGAGAGCATCTGGTGTGGGGTGCCCCTGGCAACTTGGCCTTTAGAGTCAGAACAACAGTTGAATGCATTTCAATTGGTGGTGGAACTGGAATTGTCTGTGGAAATCACACTGGATTATTCATCAATGGACAAAAATCAGGCTTTGGTTAGAGCTGAGCAGATAGAAGCAGGAATAAGGATGGTGATGGAGAGTGATAGTGATCTGAGGAAGAAAGTTAAAGAAATGAGTGGTAAGAGTAGGACAAGCATGAAACAAAGAGGTTCATCATATGAATCTCTTGGAAGCCTGATCAGTAAGATGTTGCATAATAGTTGA